One Gemmatimonadaceae bacterium DNA window includes the following coding sequences:
- a CDS encoding helix-turn-helix domain-containing protein translates to MHDNFFEAMGLPDSAERVAKAEMALAIERVVRANGWNQKRTAEVLGIAASDVSDLFRGKLARFSQERLERLLNALDLDVVIQIGPRPAWKTHASVTVEQVAQFGRAS, encoded by the coding sequence ATGCACGACAACTTCTTCGAGGCAATGGGCCTGCCCGATAGCGCGGAACGGGTTGCCAAAGCAGAGATGGCGTTGGCGATTGAGCGCGTGGTTCGGGCTAACGGATGGAATCAGAAGCGTACCGCTGAAGTGCTCGGTATCGCGGCCTCTGACGTCTCAGACTTGTTCCGGGGCAAATTGGCGCGCTTCAGCCAAGAGCGGCTTGAGAGGCTGCTCAATGCGCTCGACCTCGATGTCGTGATTCAGATCGGACCGCGTCCAGCCTGGAAAACCCACGCGAGTGTCACGGTGGAGCAAGTGGCGCAATTTGGTCGCGCCTCGTAG
- a CDS encoding type II toxin-antitoxin system RelE/ParE family toxin, with protein MGKSPVRFRKPLKFVPGVEKAVKELPSDVQDVFGKALMAAQYGDPVPGARPFGEGVPRDVLKLVEDDDGETYRAAFVVAFEGLVYLLDVFQKKSKSGKATPKADIDRVTARYQAAALDYAANKAEYLRATAAAKAAATAKAAQSAVPRAVRSRRGKKS; from the coding sequence ATGGGCAAATCGCCCGTGCGGTTCCGAAAGCCGCTCAAGTTTGTTCCTGGAGTGGAGAAGGCGGTTAAGGAGCTGCCATCAGATGTTCAGGACGTCTTCGGTAAGGCCTTGATGGCCGCGCAGTACGGTGACCCGGTGCCGGGGGCACGGCCGTTTGGCGAAGGGGTGCCCCGCGACGTTCTGAAGCTCGTTGAAGATGACGATGGGGAGACCTACCGGGCCGCGTTTGTTGTGGCGTTTGAAGGGCTGGTGTATCTGCTCGACGTGTTTCAGAAGAAATCGAAATCGGGAAAAGCTACCCCCAAAGCCGATATCGATCGCGTGACCGCACGATACCAGGCGGCGGCGCTGGACTATGCGGCTAACAAGGCTGAATACCTCCGCGCGACGGCAGCCGCGAAGGCCGCCGCTACTGCGAAGGCCGCGCAATCCGCCGTACCGCGCGCAGTGAGATCGAGACGGGGCAAGAAATCATGA
- a CDS encoding DUF2384 domain-containing protein codes for MTIATNHELNLEALSKRGEKLGLELQELAGILGVDQSTFYRWRHGQAAPRALAISRIEQTQELFELLRRLFAGPDLARTWLRTAKPASLGGAATPIEVMLQGRIDRVLAVLHTLASGG; via the coding sequence ATGACAATCGCGACCAATCACGAGCTGAACCTCGAGGCGCTCAGCAAGCGAGGTGAGAAGCTCGGCCTTGAGCTGCAGGAGCTGGCGGGCATCCTCGGTGTGGACCAGAGCACGTTCTACCGATGGCGCCATGGACAGGCGGCCCCACGGGCGCTCGCCATTTCTCGCATCGAGCAGACCCAGGAGCTCTTCGAGCTGCTTCGTCGACTCTTTGCCGGTCCCGACTTGGCGCGCACGTGGCTTCGCACAGCAAAGCCGGCATCCCTCGGGGGCGCCGCGACGCCGATCGAAGTCATGCTGCAAGGCCGCATCGACCGCGTGCTTGCGGTGCTGCACACGCTGGCGTCCGGCGGGTAG